One Chitinispirillum alkaliphilum genomic region harbors:
- a CDS encoding 2-C-methyl-D-erythritol 4-phosphate cytidylyltransferase → MNKTDAIIVAAGSGSRLGYSIPKAFVKLKDKPILYYSLIRFASHKDISSVILVVSEQMINKAEDFLNNYPDLKNCVSLTIGGDQRWKSVRNGAKKSDAEWILVHDAARPFLSEKVIDSVLEMRSKFKCVITATPVVDTLRTFKGNTTGETVDRSSVIRVGTPQLLKRNLLLECFEDETLMTPPPTDEASLMERKGIKTGFSFGDPLNFKITTPADMMIAEALLDSYPEMLMGRE, encoded by the coding sequence ATGAATAAAACAGATGCCATTATTGTAGCTGCTGGATCAGGATCAAGACTCGGATATTCCATCCCAAAGGCTTTCGTAAAGCTTAAAGACAAACCTATCCTTTATTATTCGCTCATAAGATTTGCGTCGCATAAAGATATCTCTTCTGTTATTCTTGTAGTTTCTGAACAAATGATTAACAAAGCAGAAGATTTCCTCAATAATTATCCGGATCTCAAGAATTGTGTATCTTTAACCATCGGCGGAGATCAACGATGGAAATCAGTGAGAAATGGAGCTAAGAAGTCTGATGCAGAATGGATACTGGTACATGATGCAGCACGACCTTTCTTATCTGAAAAAGTCATCGATTCTGTTCTTGAAATGCGTTCTAAATTCAAATGTGTCATTACCGCTACACCCGTTGTGGATACGCTCAGAACATTCAAAGGAAATACAACAGGTGAAACTGTTGACCGCTCGAGTGTTATTAGGGTTGGAACACCTCAGCTACTCAAACGCAACTTGTTACTTGAATGTTTCGAAGATGAAACACTTATGACACCGCCACCTACCGATGAAGCTTCCTTAATGGAACGTAAAGGTATTAAAACCGGGTTTTCATTTGGGGATCCTCTTAACTTTAAAATTACCACACCAGCTGATATGATGATTGCGGAGGCACTTCTTGACAGTTATCCAGAGATGCTCATGGGCAGGGAATGA
- a CDS encoding Argininosuccinate synthase has translation MKKVVLLYSGGLDTSIMIPWLKENYNCEVIAVCADLGQEEELSGLEEKALKTGASKLYIENLTEEFITDFIYPTVQAGAVYEKCYLLGTSFARPLIAKRAVEIAQKEGAEAIAHGATGKGNDQVRFELTIMALDPSLKIIAPWKDPLWNLHSREECIAYAQKHNIPISQSKKRIYSEDRNIWHISHEGGVLENPANEPPDEVYTLSNTIEKAPDKPEYIEISFEKGTPTAVNGKKMSPVELLTALNKYGSDHGIGQVDVVENRLVGIKSRGVYETPGGTILYAAHRQLENLVLDRDTAHQKEILSIKYAELVYDGQWFSALREALDAFVKSTQKNVTGKVRLKLYKGNVVPVGTEAEKSLYIEDLASFSDTELYDQKDATGFIKVFGLPMKVAGMVERKNIDSSN, from the coding sequence ATGAAAAAAGTTGTATTACTTTACTCCGGCGGTCTTGACACTTCAATCATGATTCCCTGGCTCAAGGAAAACTACAATTGCGAAGTCATTGCTGTTTGTGCTGATCTCGGTCAAGAGGAGGAGCTTAGTGGCTTAGAAGAAAAAGCTCTAAAAACAGGTGCCTCAAAACTCTATATCGAAAATCTCACAGAGGAGTTTATTACCGACTTCATATATCCTACTGTACAGGCTGGAGCGGTTTATGAAAAATGCTATCTCCTTGGAACAAGTTTTGCCCGACCACTCATTGCCAAAAGGGCTGTTGAGATTGCACAGAAAGAAGGTGCTGAGGCAATTGCACACGGTGCTACTGGTAAAGGAAACGACCAGGTGCGTTTTGAATTAACAATTATGGCCCTCGATCCTTCACTGAAAATAATCGCACCCTGGAAAGATCCGCTATGGAATCTTCACTCCAGAGAAGAATGTATAGCATATGCTCAAAAACATAACATTCCAATTTCACAATCAAAAAAGCGCATTTACTCAGAAGATAGAAACATATGGCACATCTCTCACGAAGGTGGAGTTCTGGAAAACCCTGCCAATGAACCACCCGATGAAGTCTATACACTATCAAACACTATCGAAAAAGCTCCGGATAAACCAGAATACATTGAAATATCCTTCGAAAAAGGTACTCCAACAGCTGTTAACGGAAAAAAAATGAGCCCGGTAGAACTTCTAACCGCCCTGAACAAATATGGTTCAGATCATGGAATCGGTCAGGTTGACGTTGTAGAAAACCGACTTGTAGGGATTAAATCACGTGGTGTATATGAAACTCCGGGTGGAACAATTCTCTATGCTGCTCATCGTCAACTTGAAAACCTCGTCCTTGACAGAGACACTGCTCATCAGAAAGAAATTCTGTCAATTAAATATGCAGAACTTGTATATGACGGACAGTGGTTCTCTGCTCTTCGGGAAGCTCTGGATGCATTTGTAAAATCAACCCAGAAAAATGTCACTGGAAAAGTTCGGCTCAAACTATACAAAGGAAACGTTGTTCCTGTTGGTACTGAGGCTGAAAAATCGTTGTATATCGAGGATTTGGCTTCATTCAGTGACACAGAACTCTACGACCAGAAAGATGCTACCGGGTTTATAAAAGTATTCGGTTTACCGATGAAGGTGGCAGGTATGGTAGAACGTAAAAATATAGATTCTTCAAATTAA